One window of Candidatus Neomarinimicrobiota bacterium genomic DNA carries:
- a CDS encoding type II toxin-antitoxin system HicB family antitoxin produces the protein MNYLIVIEEAKTGFSAYSPDIPGCVSTGRTKEEVEESMRQAIEFHLDGLREEGFEIPTPRTYAANVKVPA, from the coding sequence ATGAACTACCTAATTGTAATTGAAGAAGCGAAAACGGGTTTTTCAGCATATTCACCAGATATCCCAGGTTGCGTGTCTACGGGTAGAACGAAAGAAGAGGTGGAAGAGAGTATGAGACAGGCTATTGAGTTCCACCTTGATGGGTTGCGTGAAGAAGGTTTTGAAATTCCTACGCCACGCACCTACGCAGCCAAT
- a CDS encoding type II toxin-antitoxin system HicA family toxin, whose protein sequence is MKVREITKLISEDGWYLIRTRGSHHQYPTKTGLVTIPGRPNDELAPGTLNNILKQAGLKK, encoded by the coding sequence GTGAAGGTTCGTGAGATTACCAAATTGATTAGTGAAGATGGATGGTATTTGATCAGAACTCGTGGAAGTCATCATCAGTATCCAACGAAGACAGGGTTGGTGACTATTCCAGGCAGACCCAATGATGAACTTGCACCAGGAACTCTAAACAATATTCTAAAGCAGGCAGGGTTGAAAAAATGA
- a CDS encoding gamma carbonic anhydrase family protein, translating to SSSKHPVHIGDSVLVGAHSALYGCTVQDNVFLATGVTVFHGASIEADAEVRINGIVHVNTRLASGATVPIGWVAVGNPATVFPPDEHDQIWRIQRELDFPGTVYGIKRGPDGNVDMSEVTRLGVDRANKGWRMIE from the coding sequence GTAGCTCATCAAAGCATCCCGTCCACATCGGTGACTCGGTCCTTGTAGGAGCACACTCAGCTCTCTATGGCTGCACCGTGCAAGACAACGTGTTCCTCGCTACTGGAGTTACGGTGTTCCACGGAGCTTCCATCGAGGCCGATGCAGAGGTTCGTATCAACGGTATTGTTCACGTGAATACAAGGTTGGCCTCAGGAGCGACCGTACCGATCGGCTGGGTAGCGGTTGGTAATCCAGCAACCGTCTTTCCTCCAGACGAGCACGACCAGATCTGGCGAATCCAGCGGGAGCTGGATTTCCCAGGCACAGTCTACGGGATAAAGCGGGGGCCTGACGGCAATGTCGATATGAGCGAGGTGACAAGACTGGGCGTGGATCGTGCCAACAAAGGTTGGCGCATGATCGAGTGA